A genomic stretch from Chloroflexota bacterium includes:
- a CDS encoding NAD(P)-binding domain-containing protein: MAAATAKATVGERPFPPGEYPVVVVGSGPGAIQFSHELDQLGIGHATISADPSPGGMFRRLPIYQRLLSWTKPFALGDPTGRAGEWYDWNSIVSDDQALRSIMPGLMDGSSSFPSRAKMEENLVTFVTRANLRIRYGCPWQSTSRADDGRFIIGTPDGDYVCEVAVFAVGMAEPWKPPTPGLELVPHYVEAGPPESYAGKRVFIAGKQNSAFEIATAFLPWARQLVLGSPRPAALSVVEHSLAGVRARYVQPYEDAMLHNGVFLLDVKIERIERSDDGFRIRLSRTDGGREMIYEADAAIATTGFAVPMRDLPALGVATFAQGKMPALTPLWESATVPGIFFAGTITQAAAGLKKHGIPANSGALHGYRYNARVLVRHLAASRFGIELPRPVVDPDDVAPFLLEQLTLGPELWNQRSYLAQVASVSDEGWRNEGIWPLADFVDAAGPDAVAVTLEPNPDSSIYPVAYVRVTGNVKEHLLDPDAMNEYRGSPHREQMAAILAPMMRP, encoded by the coding sequence GTGGCGGCAGCGACCGCGAAGGCCACCGTCGGCGAGCGGCCGTTTCCGCCCGGCGAGTACCCGGTGGTCGTGGTCGGCAGCGGTCCGGGCGCGATCCAGTTCAGCCACGAGCTCGATCAGCTGGGGATCGGCCACGCAACGATCAGCGCCGACCCATCGCCGGGCGGCATGTTCCGCCGTTTGCCGATCTACCAGCGCCTGCTGAGCTGGACCAAGCCTTTCGCCCTGGGCGACCCAACCGGACGAGCCGGCGAGTGGTACGACTGGAACAGCATCGTCTCGGACGACCAGGCGCTGCGCTCGATCATGCCCGGCCTGATGGATGGCAGCTCCTCCTTCCCGAGCCGGGCCAAGATGGAGGAGAACCTCGTCACCTTCGTGACGCGTGCCAACCTGCGGATCCGCTATGGCTGCCCCTGGCAGTCCACCAGCCGAGCCGATGACGGCCGCTTCATCATCGGCACACCCGACGGTGACTATGTCTGCGAGGTCGCCGTCTTTGCCGTCGGCATGGCAGAGCCCTGGAAGCCACCGACCCCCGGGCTCGAGTTGGTGCCGCACTACGTCGAGGCGGGGCCTCCCGAGTCCTACGCCGGCAAGCGAGTGTTCATTGCCGGCAAGCAGAATTCCGCCTTCGAGATCGCAACGGCATTCCTGCCGTGGGCCCGGCAGCTGGTTCTGGGATCGCCTCGCCCTGCAGCGCTATCGGTCGTGGAGCACTCGCTGGCGGGCGTGCGCGCGCGCTACGTTCAGCCGTACGAGGACGCCATGCTCCACAACGGCGTCTTCCTGCTGGACGTCAAGATCGAGCGGATCGAGCGTTCCGACGACGGCTTCCGAATTCGGCTGAGCCGAACCGACGGCGGCCGCGAGATGATCTACGAGGCCGACGCCGCGATCGCCACCACCGGCTTCGCCGTGCCGATGCGCGACCTGCCGGCGCTGGGCGTGGCCACCTTCGCACAGGGCAAGATGCCCGCCCTGACGCCGCTCTGGGAGTCGGCCACCGTGCCGGGCATCTTCTTCGCCGGAACGATCACGCAGGCCGCGGCCGGGCTCAAGAAGCACGGGATCCCGGCCAACTCCGGGGCATTGCACGGGTACCGGTACAACGCGCGGGTCCTGGTGCGGCACCTCGCCGCGAGTCGGTTCGGGATCGAGTTACCGCGTCCCGTCGTCGATCCGGACGACGTGGCTCCATTCCTGCTGGAGCAGCTGACACTGGGGCCGGAGCTGTGGAACCAGCGGTCCTACCTGGCGCAGGTGGCATCGGTCTCGGACGAGGGCTGGCGAAACGAGGGGATCTGGCCACTGGCCGACTTCGTCGACGCCGCGGGACCGGATGCCGTCGCCGTCACGCTTGAGCCCAACCCAGACTCGAGCATCTATCCGGTCGCGTACGTGCGTGTCACGGGAAACGTCAAGGAGCACCTGCTCGACCCAGATGCCATGAACGAGTACCGCGGCTCTCCGCATCGCGAGCAGATGGCCGCGATCCTGGCTCCGATGATGCGGCCATAG
- a CDS encoding FAD-dependent oxidoreductase translates to MARVVILGAGFGGIATATALREQLGDADEIVLVDRRDDFAMGLRKTWAILGISPIAYGTRSLASLAARGITVLQGTVMGLDPRGRTASVDGTVLGADALVVALGAEQAMDAIPGLAEHGHNAWDRSHLDQVHGLVDAFRGGRVVVGIFGTPYPCPPAPYELAILLAERFDARGIPAQVTVFAPVPVVLPILGAADCVPLDSRLEERGITFLGNRLATAVTARAVQFGPDEQLPFDLLLAVPPHRCPSILVEAGLAAEGGWVKVDRATLETEFAGIYAIGDSTVIPLANGMPLPKAGLFAQKEGETVAARIAAVLRGETPTAAFDGQGACFIEMGNGEASTISGDFFGDPPSVALSVPDAQQRAAKEQFEMERLARWFDG, encoded by the coding sequence ATGGCACGCGTCGTCATCCTGGGGGCCGGGTTCGGCGGCATCGCGACCGCGACAGCCCTCCGCGAACAGCTTGGCGATGCCGATGAGATCGTCCTCGTGGATCGCCGCGACGACTTCGCGATGGGGCTGCGCAAGACGTGGGCGATCCTCGGCATCTCGCCGATCGCGTACGGCACCCGCTCGCTGGCGAGCCTCGCCGCCCGCGGCATCACGGTGCTGCAGGGGACAGTCATGGGACTCGATCCTCGAGGCCGGACGGCCAGCGTCGACGGGACGGTGCTGGGGGCTGATGCACTGGTTGTGGCACTGGGTGCCGAGCAGGCCATGGACGCGATCCCGGGCCTGGCGGAGCACGGCCATAACGCCTGGGATCGATCTCATCTCGACCAGGTCCACGGGCTCGTCGACGCCTTTCGCGGAGGACGGGTGGTGGTCGGCATCTTCGGCACGCCCTACCCGTGTCCCCCAGCCCCCTATGAGCTCGCGATCCTGCTGGCCGAGCGGTTCGACGCGCGCGGCATCCCTGCCCAGGTCACGGTCTTCGCGCCCGTCCCGGTCGTCCTGCCGATCCTTGGCGCGGCCGACTGCGTCCCGCTCGATTCCCGGCTCGAGGAGCGCGGCATCACATTCCTGGGCAATCGTCTGGCGACCGCGGTGACCGCCCGGGCCGTGCAGTTCGGTCCGGACGAGCAGCTCCCGTTTGACCTGCTGCTGGCGGTCCCGCCGCATCGGTGCCCATCCATCCTGGTGGAGGCAGGCCTCGCGGCAGAGGGAGGGTGGGTCAAGGTGGATCGAGCGACCCTGGAGACCGAGTTTGCCGGCATCTATGCCATCGGGGACTCGACGGTCATTCCGCTGGCCAACGGGATGCCGCTGCCGAAGGCCGGCCTCTTCGCCCAGAAGGAGGGCGAGACGGTTGCCGCCCGGATTGCGGCCGTCCTGCGGGGCGAGACGCCGACCGCCGCGTTCGACGGGCAGGGTGCGTGCTTCATCGAGATGGGCAATGGCGAGGCAAGCACCATCTCCGGCGACTTCTTCGGCGACCCACCGTCAGTGGCGCTCTCCGTGCCCGACGCGCAACAGCGTGCCGCCAAGGAACAGTTCGAGATGGAGCGCCTGGCTCGCTGGTTCGACGGCTAG
- a CDS encoding CADD family putative folate metabolism protein: MDLLDRIDALIAERHLLKHPFYTKWRAGELTRDELQEYARQYYAFESTFPRLLSALHTRSERPDVRQSLLDNLWDEEHGEVNHAEMWLRFGEGIGVERSSVRSAPANDGTRALLETYWSAVSDGPIAAGIAALYAYEGQVPEVASEKIRGLVEQYGIDDPRTLAFFTVHSTLDVEHSGAERSMISDLAPTAADEEAVLAATRAALDAWWGFLDAVNV, from the coding sequence ATGGATCTTCTCGACCGAATCGATGCGCTCATCGCCGAGCGCCATCTGCTGAAGCACCCGTTCTATACCAAGTGGCGCGCTGGCGAGCTCACCCGCGACGAGCTCCAGGAGTACGCACGCCAGTACTACGCCTTTGAATCGACCTTCCCGCGGCTCCTATCGGCGCTGCACACTCGCTCAGAACGCCCCGACGTGCGTCAGTCCCTGCTCGACAATTTGTGGGACGAAGAGCACGGCGAAGTCAACCATGCGGAGATGTGGCTGCGCTTCGGCGAGGGGATCGGCGTCGAGCGAAGCTCCGTGCGCTCAGCTCCTGCCAATGACGGCACGCGGGCGCTGCTGGAGACCTACTGGTCGGCCGTTTCGGATGGGCCGATCGCGGCTGGCATTGCGGCGCTGTACGCGTACGAGGGACAGGTCCCCGAGGTTGCGAGCGAGAAGATCCGCGGCCTTGTCGAGCAGTACGGCATCGACGATCCGAGGACGCTGGCGTTCTTCACGGTGCACTCGACTCTGGATGTCGAGCACTCGGGTGCCGAACGCTCGATGATCTCGGACCTGGCGCCCACCGCCGCCGACGAGGAGGCGGTCCTGGCGGCCACGCGAGCTGCGCTCGATGCCTGGTGGGGATTCCTGGACGCGGTGAACGTCTGA
- a CDS encoding molybdopterin-dependent oxidoreductase: MASTPLPPVPSRGAAALAGIVAGGLALGATELLAGILPGAPSVVLEIGAFLISLQPPGAKQIVVDLFGTADKLALNVAIVLGALVLAAGLGILARYHRPWTYAGFTGIAALGLLASLRDPLVDPLLALVAAAVGIVVAYYALGWLLRLATPRGEPTAEMPDWGRRRFIGTAVGVAAGAVVGGGIGRTLLNSRAEAAPTAEGIPAAIDPVAQLPAGSELAVAGISPLVVKNQDFYRIDTSLLTPRVDSATWTLSVDGMVDRPFTINYAELLAMEMHEQYVTIACVSNFVGGDLVGNALWKGVRLRELLDRAGVQAGATQIVGHAFDGWTAGFPTAWVEDPDREALVAVAMNGDPLPAEHGFPARLIVPGLYGYVSATKWLAKIGLTTLEAFDGYWVPLGWAKEAPILTQARIDVPKRGASVNAGEVAVAGVAWAPDRGVSKVEVQVDGKDWAQAELSVPISDATWVQWLFRWTATPGDHSLSVRATDGTGEVQTAEVTRPEPDGARGHHTISVSVGG; the protein is encoded by the coding sequence ATGGCCAGCACGCCCTTACCTCCCGTCCCGTCGCGTGGCGCTGCCGCGCTCGCCGGGATCGTGGCCGGGGGGCTGGCGCTTGGCGCCACCGAGCTGCTGGCCGGGATCCTGCCAGGCGCGCCGTCGGTCGTACTCGAGATCGGCGCATTCCTCATCTCCCTCCAGCCCCCCGGCGCCAAGCAGATCGTGGTGGACCTGTTCGGGACGGCCGACAAGCTCGCGCTCAACGTCGCCATCGTGCTCGGGGCGCTCGTCCTCGCCGCAGGGCTGGGGATCCTGGCGCGCTATCACCGTCCGTGGACCTATGCCGGTTTCACCGGGATCGCAGCCCTTGGCCTCCTGGCCTCGCTGCGCGACCCCTTGGTCGATCCGCTGCTCGCGCTTGTGGCAGCGGCGGTGGGGATCGTTGTCGCGTACTACGCCCTCGGCTGGCTGCTGCGCCTCGCCACGCCCCGAGGCGAGCCCACGGCCGAGATGCCTGACTGGGGACGCCGGCGCTTCATCGGAACGGCGGTCGGCGTGGCGGCCGGCGCCGTTGTCGGCGGAGGGATCGGTCGCACGCTCCTCAACAGCCGGGCGGAGGCGGCGCCCACCGCCGAAGGCATCCCGGCGGCGATTGACCCCGTTGCTCAGCTCCCCGCGGGATCGGAGCTTGCCGTGGCCGGGATCAGCCCGCTGGTGGTGAAGAACCAGGACTTCTACCGAATCGATACAAGCCTGCTGACGCCGCGGGTCGATTCCGCGACGTGGACCCTGAGCGTCGACGGCATGGTCGATCGCCCGTTCACCATCAACTACGCCGAGCTGTTGGCGATGGAGATGCACGAGCAGTACGTCACCATCGCCTGCGTCAGCAACTTTGTCGGCGGGGACCTGGTGGGCAACGCCCTGTGGAAGGGCGTCCGGCTGCGGGAGCTCCTCGATCGAGCCGGCGTCCAGGCCGGTGCCACCCAGATCGTGGGCCACGCATTCGACGGCTGGACGGCAGGCTTCCCCACCGCCTGGGTTGAGGATCCCGATCGCGAAGCGCTGGTCGCGGTGGCCATGAACGGGGACCCGCTGCCGGCCGAGCATGGCTTCCCGGCGCGACTGATCGTGCCCGGCCTGTACGGCTACGTGTCGGCCACCAAGTGGCTGGCCAAGATCGGACTCACCACGCTCGAGGCGTTCGACGGCTACTGGGTCCCCCTCGGCTGGGCAAAGGAGGCTCCGATCCTGACCCAGGCGCGCATTGACGTGCCCAAGCGCGGCGCATCCGTGAACGCCGGGGAGGTGGCGGTGGCCGGCGTTGCGTGGGCTCCGGATCGAGGGGTCTCGAAGGTCGAGGTGCAGGTCGACGGCAAGGACTGGGCGCAAGCTGAGCTCTCGGTCCCCATCTCCGACGCAACCTGGGTGCAGTGGCTCTTCCGCTGGACCGCCACGCCGGGCGACCACAGCCTCAGCGTGCGCGCCACGGATGGGACGGGAGAGGTGCAGACCGCTGAGGTCACGCGCCCGGAACCGGATGGCGCACGCGGCCATCACACCATCAGCGTCTCGGTCGGCGGGTAG
- a CDS encoding adenylate/guanylate cyclase domain-containing protein produces MVTCPNCGAESSRGFRVCGQCGAQLAENRAPEEIGRIATVVTSDLKGSTALGEKLDPESLREILTRYFDEMRVVFESHGGTIEKIIGDAIVAVFGLPTRRDDDALRAVQAAAETMRVLTVLNDQLEEVWGVRLVTRTGVASGEVIVGELTAGAHVLTGETIQMAGTMEQNAPPLEVLLADSTYQLVADQVEAEPYEAVFAKGSQQPLAAHRLLTVSSPTQGAPAADGQAEAGAQICGVCGEQNPIEHRFCATCGTALTGRVKFQESRKTVTIVFADPKPASQDGSSPSPEALRDVMSRYFEGMQRVLDGHGATIEKFIGDAVMAVFGLPVRHEDDALRGVRAAAGMQQALPDLNAAFERDWGVTLGNHIGVNTGEVVAGDASVGQRLVSGDTVNVAARLEQAAGAGEVLLGDLTYRLVRGAVQVEPVAPLTLKGKAEPVPAYRLTTVTRLTEAHQGVERREEVPLVGRERELAALGEVFSQAMEHRSCRLATVVGDAGVGKSRLIREFIAQHAGDALVMRGRCLPYGDGITFWPLREAVRDAAAIADDDVPTEALAKLRARIADVAVVDRLASVIGLSDAPFPVPEIFWGARRFLEELAADRPVLLFIDDIHWAESTFLDLIGNLVQTVEAAPVILLCSSRRELLDREGEWGETAGSTRLVLEPLTDADAGRVVEALMGGTGIDPGLATRIVEAAAGNPLFVEQLLSMLIDNGSLHNEDGHWITVGDVSTLKVPPTMQALLAARLDLLDREERAVIEPASVIGQSFAVAAVTALVTPENAPEVPDRLVALTGKQFIQPNPDTADDGLYRFHHVLLRDAAYAGLLKRDRATLHERFVEWAEPINTAQGRVTEFEEIQGYHLEQAYRYLVELGKVDEHARSLGERAAEKLASAGRRAFARGDLHAAVSLLRRASGVLPTGSVEQLRLLPDLGEALMESGELEQAQLLLADAQATAESQGDASLAAQAELVKLLVSQYTAGEDWSSRVMEAVHRAIPLFERGANHAGLALASRLQFGVHGTAYRWGQAALVARQVVSEARLIDDSRLERRGASAYAIAAFLGPTRVDEAVRQLEVAAESVHGDRRTEGVLHTYLAVLYAMQGDIRKARREYAAGRTMLEEVGAGLWAAASAMEIAQVEVLAGKPKAAEAILRRDLATLQRLGETFISQSLAGLLARVLYEQDRIDDADEVAARIEAEADPDDVDAQARWRAVRGKVAARRGDVARGRALVEEAVALRASSDALAHSADALRDLAEVQRLAGDANWEATLAQARALFTEKGDLASVARLTEMS; encoded by the coding sequence ATGGTCACCTGCCCGAACTGTGGCGCGGAGTCGTCACGCGGCTTCCGTGTCTGCGGTCAATGCGGAGCGCAGCTGGCCGAGAACCGCGCGCCGGAGGAGATCGGGCGCATCGCGACGGTCGTCACCTCCGACCTGAAGGGCTCCACCGCCCTGGGGGAGAAGCTCGACCCAGAGTCGCTGCGGGAGATCCTGACACGCTACTTCGACGAGATGCGGGTCGTCTTCGAATCGCACGGCGGAACGATCGAGAAGATCATCGGCGACGCCATCGTGGCCGTCTTCGGCCTCCCCACCCGCCGCGACGATGACGCGCTGCGCGCCGTCCAGGCGGCGGCCGAGACGATGCGTGTTCTGACGGTACTCAACGACCAGCTCGAAGAGGTCTGGGGGGTTCGCCTCGTCACGCGTACCGGCGTGGCGAGCGGCGAGGTGATCGTCGGCGAGCTGACGGCCGGGGCGCATGTCCTCACCGGCGAGACGATTCAGATGGCCGGGACCATGGAGCAGAACGCGCCACCCCTGGAGGTCCTGCTGGCGGACTCAACCTACCAGCTGGTTGCCGATCAGGTCGAGGCGGAGCCGTACGAGGCGGTCTTCGCCAAGGGCTCCCAGCAGCCGCTCGCCGCTCATCGGCTGCTCACCGTCTCGAGTCCCACTCAGGGGGCGCCCGCCGCAGACGGGCAGGCCGAAGCGGGGGCCCAGATCTGCGGTGTATGTGGCGAGCAGAACCCGATCGAGCACCGCTTCTGTGCCACGTGTGGCACGGCACTGACCGGGCGGGTCAAGTTCCAGGAGAGCCGCAAGACGGTGACGATCGTCTTCGCCGATCCCAAGCCCGCCTCCCAGGACGGCTCCTCTCCGAGCCCTGAGGCGCTGCGCGACGTCATGTCGCGCTACTTCGAAGGGATGCAGCGCGTGCTGGATGGGCACGGAGCCACCATCGAGAAGTTCATCGGGGATGCGGTGATGGCCGTCTTCGGCCTTCCCGTTCGGCACGAGGACGACGCCCTCCGCGGCGTCCGCGCAGCCGCCGGCATGCAGCAGGCGCTGCCCGACCTGAACGCCGCGTTCGAGCGCGATTGGGGCGTGACGCTCGGCAATCACATCGGCGTCAACACGGGTGAGGTCGTGGCCGGCGACGCAAGCGTCGGGCAGCGGCTGGTGAGCGGTGACACCGTCAACGTCGCGGCCCGGCTGGAACAGGCCGCGGGTGCCGGCGAGGTGCTGTTGGGCGATCTCACCTACCGCCTCGTCCGTGGCGCCGTCCAGGTCGAGCCGGTCGCCCCGTTGACCCTGAAGGGGAAGGCCGAGCCGGTCCCGGCCTACCGGCTCACCACGGTCACCCGCCTCACCGAGGCCCACCAGGGCGTTGAGCGCCGTGAGGAGGTGCCGCTCGTCGGCCGGGAGCGCGAGCTGGCCGCTCTCGGCGAGGTCTTCTCCCAGGCGATGGAACACCGGTCCTGTCGGCTGGCGACCGTCGTCGGCGACGCTGGCGTCGGGAAGTCGCGGCTCATCCGCGAGTTCATTGCGCAGCACGCTGGCGATGCCCTGGTCATGCGCGGACGCTGCCTGCCGTACGGGGATGGCATCACTTTCTGGCCGTTGCGCGAGGCGGTGCGCGATGCGGCCGCCATCGCCGACGACGACGTGCCCACCGAGGCCCTCGCCAAGCTGCGCGCGCGGATCGCCGATGTTGCTGTGGTGGACCGCCTGGCCTCCGTCATCGGACTTTCTGACGCGCCGTTCCCTGTGCCTGAAATTTTCTGGGGGGCCAGACGTTTCCTCGAGGAGCTCGCCGCCGACCGGCCCGTGCTGCTGTTCATCGACGACATCCATTGGGCGGAGTCCACCTTCCTGGACCTGATCGGCAACCTGGTGCAGACCGTCGAGGCGGCGCCGGTCATTCTGCTCTGCTCCAGCCGACGGGAGCTTCTGGATCGCGAGGGGGAGTGGGGGGAGACCGCCGGCAGCACACGGCTGGTGCTCGAACCACTCACCGACGCAGATGCCGGTCGAGTCGTCGAAGCGCTGATGGGTGGAACTGGCATCGACCCCGGGCTCGCGACGCGGATCGTCGAGGCCGCCGCCGGGAACCCGCTCTTCGTCGAGCAGTTGTTGTCGATGCTGATCGACAACGGCTCGCTGCACAACGAAGACGGCCACTGGATCACGGTAGGCGACGTTTCGACCCTGAAGGTGCCGCCAACCATGCAGGCCCTGCTCGCCGCTCGTCTCGACCTACTTGACAGGGAGGAGCGAGCTGTCATTGAGCCCGCATCGGTGATCGGGCAGAGTTTCGCTGTGGCGGCGGTCACGGCCTTGGTGACGCCCGAGAACGCCCCAGAGGTGCCAGACCGCCTAGTCGCGCTGACAGGCAAGCAGTTTATCCAGCCAAACCCGGATACCGCCGATGACGGCCTATATCGATTCCACCACGTCCTGCTCCGGGACGCCGCGTACGCAGGCCTCCTGAAGCGTGACCGCGCGACACTCCACGAACGGTTCGTGGAGTGGGCGGAGCCGATCAACACCGCCCAGGGTCGGGTCACCGAGTTCGAGGAGATCCAGGGCTACCACTTAGAGCAGGCGTATCGCTATCTGGTCGAATTGGGCAAGGTCGACGAGCACGCCCGATCCCTCGGCGAGCGAGCGGCAGAGAAACTGGCGTCGGCTGGCCGTCGCGCCTTCGCGCGTGGCGATCTTCACGCCGCCGTCAGCCTGCTGCGGCGGGCGTCCGGCGTGCTGCCGACGGGGAGCGTGGAGCAACTGCGCCTCCTGCCGGATCTCGGCGAGGCACTCATGGAATCGGGGGAACTCGAGCAAGCACAGCTGCTGCTGGCCGACGCCCAGGCTACGGCGGAATCGCAAGGTGACGCATCCCTGGCCGCGCAAGCGGAGCTGGTCAAGCTGCTCGTTAGCCAATACACCGCGGGTGAGGACTGGAGCAGCCGCGTGATGGAGGCGGTGCACCGAGCCATTCCCCTATTCGAACGCGGCGCCAATCATGCTGGTCTCGCGCTTGCCTCCCGCCTGCAGTTCGGCGTCCACGGGACCGCCTACAGGTGGGGACAGGCCGCCCTCGTCGCACGGCAAGTAGTCTCTGAGGCTCGGCTGATCGACGACAGTCGGCTCGAGCGACGGGGAGCCAGTGCATACGCCATCGCAGCCTTCCTCGGGCCTACACGTGTGGATGAAGCCGTACGGCAACTAGAAGTCGCGGCAGAGAGCGTGCATGGCGACCGCCGCACCGAGGGCGTGTTACACACCTACCTCGCCGTGCTGTACGCCATGCAGGGCGACATCCGGAAGGCGCGTCGTGAATATGCCGCTGGTCGCACCATGCTCGAAGAGGTTGGGGCCGGCTTGTGGGCAGCTGCCAGCGCCATGGAGATTGCTCAGGTCGAGGTGCTTGCCGGCAAGCCCAAGGCGGCAGAGGCCATCCTGCGACGGGATCTTGCCACTCTCCAACGTCTAGGCGAGACATTCATCAGCCAGTCGTTGGCCGGCCTGCTGGCCCGGGTTCTGTACGAGCAGGATCGCATCGACGATGCTGACGAGGTTGCAGCGCGCATCGAGGCAGAAGCTGATCCGGATGACGTTGACGCACAGGCACGCTGGCGAGCCGTCCGGGGCAAGGTCGCTGCTAGACGTGGGGACGTCGCGCGGGGACGAGCTCTCGTTGAAGAGGCGGTCGCATTGCGGGCGAGTTCAGACGCTCTCGCGCACAGCGCTGACGCGCTCAGGGACCTGGCCGAGGTGCAGCGGCTCGCGGGCGACGCGAATTGGGAAGCCACGCTGGCGCAGGCGCGCGCGCTTTTCACCGAGAAGGGCGACCTGGCCTCCGTTGCGCGCCTGACCGAGATGTCCTGA
- a CDS encoding TIGR03618 family F420-dependent PPOX class oxidoreductase, producing the protein MPTAIEEVPVELVDLLTGSTLGHVTVLTPRGALATHIMWIDYEDGHVLTSSRVGSAKGRALRADPRIAVSVVDAANPWRWVSISGRVVEIRPDTGLAFIDQLSRRYTGRDYMMRTMEREIFVIEPDRIRSATGRG; encoded by the coding sequence ATGCCAACCGCCATCGAAGAGGTCCCCGTCGAGCTGGTCGACCTGCTCACCGGAAGCACCCTCGGACACGTCACGGTCCTCACCCCCAGGGGAGCCCTCGCCACCCACATCATGTGGATCGATTACGAGGACGGGCACGTGCTGACCAGCTCACGCGTGGGCTCCGCCAAGGGAAGGGCACTGCGCGCCGACCCGCGGATCGCAGTTTCGGTCGTGGACGCGGCCAACCCGTGGCGCTGGGTCTCGATCAGTGGCCGGGTCGTGGAGATTCGTCCGGACACCGGGCTGGCCTTCATCGACCAGCTGTCGCGCCGCTATACCGGGCGGGACTACATGATGCGAACCATGGAGCGCGAGATCTTCGTGATCGAGCCCGATCGGATCCGCTCGGCCACCGGGCGCGGCTGA
- a CDS encoding DUF2255 family protein, whose product MSSAFEAADLALLREEQKIRIETAASEAGPRHSTTIWVVVDPAGRVLIRSYRGAGARWYREVTSRPDCHLKVAGRMLAVRAIAAADPDRVAACSDGLLVKYVGQYGVRSMVSAHLETTLELVPR is encoded by the coding sequence ATGAGCTCGGCCTTCGAGGCAGCCGACCTCGCGCTGCTGCGCGAGGAACAGAAGATCAGGATCGAAACCGCGGCGAGCGAGGCAGGCCCGCGGCACAGCACCACAATCTGGGTCGTGGTCGATCCGGCCGGCCGCGTGCTGATTCGCAGCTATCGTGGCGCCGGCGCACGCTGGTATCGAGAGGTCACGTCTCGGCCGGACTGCCACCTCAAGGTAGCGGGTCGGATGCTGGCGGTGCGTGCGATCGCCGCCGCCGATCCGGATCGAGTGGCGGCCTGCTCGGACGGCCTGCTGGTGAAATACGTGGGCCAATATGGCGTGCGGAGCATGGTCAGCGCGCACCTCGAGACGACCCTGGAGCTCGTCCCGCGCTGA
- a CDS encoding diacylglycerol kinase family protein, translating into MPVPTAPLFIVNPIAGSGRAHSVVPHIEAWLAEQRIDARLLETREAGHAERLAAAATDLGHDRVIAVGGDGTIQEVINGLLASGVGTDGGPPALGIIPAGRGNDLARSVHLPIDAMACLPIAVGETTHPFDVGSARGGGGSQRYFGAAGGAGFDAAVAYTMAVDRRFWMRGEAGYFLGTLNELRRYRNSELRVTLIGDGEDRVVGQRFLFVAFANGPYYGGGMQICPDAETDDGLLDVCLVGDLSRLAALRELPGIYQARHLKNPKVEIVRARSVRIEGDATTRVHLDGEPFGSVPVEITLLPGAVSVAVPAATPVQ; encoded by the coding sequence GTGCCAGTCCCCACAGCGCCCCTCTTCATCGTCAACCCCATCGCCGGCAGTGGTCGCGCGCACAGCGTCGTGCCCCACATCGAGGCCTGGCTGGCGGAGCAGCGGATCGACGCGCGACTGCTGGAGACACGTGAGGCTGGGCACGCGGAACGTCTCGCGGCGGCTGCCACCGACCTGGGCCACGACCGGGTCATCGCGGTCGGTGGCGACGGCACCATCCAGGAGGTGATCAACGGTCTGCTGGCCTCCGGGGTCGGGACCGATGGCGGCCCGCCGGCGCTGGGCATCATCCCGGCCGGTCGGGGCAACGACCTGGCGCGCAGCGTCCACCTGCCCATCGATGCCATGGCCTGCCTCCCCATCGCCGTCGGCGAGACCACCCATCCCTTCGACGTTGGCAGCGCGCGGGGCGGAGGCGGGAGCCAGCGCTACTTCGGGGCGGCCGGGGGCGCCGGCTTCGATGCCGCGGTGGCATACACGATGGCCGTCGATCGGCGCTTCTGGATGCGAGGCGAAGCCGGCTACTTCCTCGGCACGCTCAACGAACTGCGCCGGTACCGCAACTCGGAGCTACGGGTGACCCTCATCGGCGACGGGGAGGATCGCGTGGTCGGGCAGCGCTTCCTGTTCGTCGCCTTCGCCAACGGGCCGTACTACGGAGGGGGGATGCAGATCTGCCCCGATGCCGAGACCGACGACGGCCTGCTCGACGTCTGCCTCGTCGGCGACCTGTCCAGGCTGGCGGCCCTGCGCGAGCTGCCGGGCATCTACCAGGCCAGGCACCTCAAGAACCCCAAGGTCGAGATCGTGCGGGCCCGCAGCGTTCGCATCGAGGGCGACGCGACGACCCGCGTGCATCTCGACGGGGAGCCGTTCGGCAGCGTGCCGGTGGAGATCACGCTGCTCCCCGGAGCCGTCAGCGTCGCAGTCCCAGCTGCGACCCCGGTGCAGTGA